One Miscanthus floridulus cultivar M001 chromosome 11, ASM1932011v1, whole genome shotgun sequence DNA window includes the following coding sequences:
- the LOC136492042 gene encoding vignain-like: MMKQQLAKLVGVVALLALMALLEPAATADVKFTIDDLNFEASLWGLYQRWGARYNVERAPVEKLRRFNTFKETAHHVASHARVVGHAPGLNAFADLSSLESQARAYSRPSYGGIGGQAAGSSPPLVAWDSAQAPPLPSLRGTPHELLASLRCVVMAGG; the protein is encoded by the coding sequence ATGATGAAGCAGCAGCTCGCCAAGCTAGTAGGCGTGGTGGCATTGCTGGCACTGATGGCTCTGCTAGAGCCAGCCGCCACCGCCGACGTCAAGTTCACCATCGATGACCTCAACTTCGAGGCATCGCTGTGGGGGCTTTACCAGCGGTGGGGTGCGCGTTATAATGTAGAACGCGCCCCCGTGGAGAAGCTCCGCCGATTCAACACGTTCAAAGAGACGGCGCACCACGTCGCCTCTCATGCTAGAGTCGTAGGCCATGCTCCGGGTCTAAACGCCTTCGCCGACTTGAGCTCGCTTGAGTCGCAGGCTCGGGCATACTCTAGGCCAAGCTACGGAGGCATAGGAGGCCAGGCTGCGGGCTCATCCCCTCCCCTCGTTGCGTGGGACTCCGCACaagctcctcccctcccctcatTGCGTGGGACTCCGCACGAGCTCCTCGCCTCCCTTCGCTGCGTGGTGAtggctggaggttga
- the LOC136490901 gene encoding gamma-tubulin complex component 2-like has product MDPALATPRWNLERPYLTGRFHQEAKAAAAAQGPGSKSFSLDSFSRGAGAGTGSVIGSFAVSVQELLVIDDLLSALVGIEGRYISIKRVRGKEGYVVFQIDSSMDLALQELTRRIFPLCEDYVLVSQFVESRSHFKNGLVNHALAAALRAFLLDYQAMVAQLEHQFRLGRLSVQGLWFFCQRMTSSLNALAVLVEKATSNNTNGSATLNLLQSQAKVMGGDSAVRSLLEKMTEYASGAYLRMLERWVYEGVIDDPYGEFFIAENKSLQKESLTQDYDAKYWQQRYSLKEGIPSFLTNVAAMILTTGKYLNVMRECGHNVQVSLSDNSKLMSFGSNHQYLECIKSAYDFASGELLTLMKDKYDLIGKLRSLKRYLLLDQGDFLVHFMDIAREELTKKPEEISAEKLQSLLDIALRSTAAASDPSHEELICCVERSSLLKKLATLKDLDCAYPADKLAAADVDQSMQLSITGLETFCLSNKVQWPLSLVISRKALTKYQLIFRLLFHCKHVSRQLCAAWQIQQVFRSVKILGTPILRSSILCRSMLKFVNSLLHYLTFEVLEPNWHLMHDRLQTAMSIDEVIQIHDFFLQKCLKECLLLSPELLVKVEKLKGLCLQYATSIQLLMPSIDVTNSENTSKSVKSRSRINKSQDRDQQLKLASENVVMSESILKFEAAFNSELQSLAPTLSNSSHAEPYLTHLAQCILGVRIDQ; this is encoded by the exons ATGGATCCCGCGCTGGCGACCCCGCGCTGGAATCTGGAGCGACCGTACCTCACTGGACGCTTCCACCAG GAGGCGAAGGCAGCCGCGGCGGCGCAGGGACCCGGATCCAAGTCGTTCTCCCTCGACTCCTTCAG ccgcggcgccggcgccggcaccggAAGTGTCATCGGATCGTTCGCAGTATCGGTGCAG GAGCTTTTGGTTATCGATGATTTGCTATCAGCTCTGGTGGGTATTGAGGGACGATATATTTCTATTAAGAGAGTTCGTGGAAAGGAGGGCTATGTTGTCTTTCAGATTGATTCTTCGATGGACCTCGCCCTCCAG GAATTGACTCGCCGGATTTTCCCTTTGTGTGAGGATTATGTGTTGGTCAGCCAGTTTGTGGAGTCCAGGTCACATTTCAAGAATGGTTTGGTCAACCATGCTCTGGCTGCAGCTCTAAGAGCATTCCTACTG GACTATCAGGCAATGGTTGCTCAACTGGAGCACCAGTTCCGTCTTGGAAGGCTTTCTGTTCAGGGATTATGGTTCTTTTGTCAG AGGATGACGAGTTCACTGAATGCACTGGCAGTTCTAGTGGAGAAGGCTACCTCCAACAATACTAATGGTTCTGCGACACTTAATCTACTTCAAAGCCAG GCAAAGGTGATGGGTGGTGATAGTGCTGTTCGGTCTTTACTGGAGAAGATGACAGAATATGCAAGCGGAGCATACCTCAGGATGCTAGAAAG GTGGGTGTACGAGGGAGTTATAGACGATCCTTATGGTGAATTCTTCATTGCTGAAAACAAATCTCTGCAGAAG GAGAGCCTCACTCAAGATTATGATGCCAAATATTGGCAGCAACGATACAGCCTAAAAGAAGGAATTCCTAGTTTCCTTACGAATGTTGCCGCAATGATTCTTACAACAGGAAAGTATCTTAATGTTATGAGAGAATGTGGGCACAATGTTCAG GTTTCCTTGTCAGACAATTCTAAGCTTATGAGCTTTGGCTCAAACCACCAATATCTTGAATGTATAAAATCTGCATATGATTTTGCAAGTGGTGAATTGTTGACTCTGATGAAAGATAAG TATGATCTCATCGGGAAACTGCGATCCCTGAAGCGATATCTACTCCTTGACCAA GGTGACTTTTTGGTTCATTTTATGGATATTGCTCGAGAGGAGCTTACAAAGAAACCAGAAGAAATATCTGCTGAAAAACTTCAG TCTCTGCTTGACATTGCTTTGCGGAGTACTGCAGCTGCTTCAGATCCAAGCCATGAGGAATTAATCTGCTGCGTG GAAAGAAGTTCCCTCCTTAAGAAACTGGCCACTCTGAAAGACTTGGATTGTGCTTACCCTGCAGATAAGCTTGCTGCAGCCGATGTTGATCAGTCAATGCAATTAAGCATCACGGGTTTGGAAACATTCTGCCTTAGCAATAAG GTCCAGTGGCCGTTATCTCTTGTAATTTCAAGGAAGGCTTTGACAAAATACCAATTGATCTTTCGCCTATTGTTCCACTGCAAGCATGTTAGTCGCCAGCTGTGTGCAGCATGGCAAATACAACAA GTATTCCGGTCTGTCAAGATTCTAGGGACACCAATTTTACGGTCATCAATTCTTTGTCGTAGCATGCTCAAGTTTGTAAATAGCCTTTTGCATTATCTAACATTTGAG GTTCTTGAACCAAATTGGCATTTGATGCATGACCGCCTTCAAACAGCAATGAGCATAGATGAG GTTATCCAGATCCATGATTTCTTCCTCCAGAAGTGTCTAAAAGAATGCTTGCTGTTGTCGCCTGAACTCCTTGTG AAAGTTGAGAAGCTGAAAGGTTTATGCCTTCAGTATGCTACTTCCATCCAGCTCTTGATGCCATCCATCGATGTCACTAACTCCGAGAACACATCAAAGTCTGTGAAGTCAAGATCAAGGATAAATAAATCACAGGACAGGGACCAGCAGCTGAAACTAGCATCAGAGAATGTTGTCATGTCAGAGTCGATCCT GAAATTTGAAGCAGCGTTCAATTCAGAGCTCCAGAGTCTTGCTCCTACATTGAGTAACAGTTCACATGCGGAGCCGTATCTGACTCATCTCGCACAGTGCATTCTTGGTGTGCGAATCGACCAATGA
- the LOC136490902 gene encoding uncharacterized protein encodes MVGGGGRRAATAAALGRWCLVILAVASALGVSGPAFYWRYKKGFSSSPASTAAVAASSPSCPPCSCDCPAPLSLKSIAPGLANFSITDCGKNNPELAKEMEKQFVDLLNEELKLQQVVAEEHSHHMNATLVEAKRQATQYEREAEKCNAATETCEEAREQSEAAISKEKKLTAMWEQRARQLGWSDSRATGM; translated from the exons ATGGTGGGCGGCGGGGGGCGCCGCGCGGCGACAGCGGCGGCGCTGGGGCGATGGTGCCTGGTGATCCTGGCCGTGGCCTCCGCGCTCGGGGTCTCCGGCCCCGCCTTCTACTGGCGCTACAAGAAGGGCTTCTCCTCCTCCCCCGCGTCCACCGCGGCGGTGGCGGCCTCCTCCCCCTCGTGCCCTCCCTGCAGCTGCGACTGCCCGGCGCCCCTTTCCCTTAAGTCCATCGCCCCAG GGCTTGCCAACTTCTCAATAACAG ATTGTGGGAAAAACAACCCTGAGCTTGCCAAAGAGATGGAGAAGCAATTCGTTGATCTTCTCAATGAGGAACTCAAGCTGCAGCAGGTTGTAGCTGAGGAGCATAGTCACCACATGAACGCCACTCTTGTTGAAGCAAAAAGACAGGCTACTCAATACGAGCGAGAGGCAGAAAAGTGTAATGCAGCTACAGAGACCTGCGAGGAAGCTCGGGAGCAGTCTGAGGCAGCAATTTCAAAGGAGAAGAAACTCACAGCAATGTGGGAACAGCGAGCTCGGCAATTGGGTTGGTCGGATTCTCGAGCCACAGGCATGTGA
- the LOC136491225 gene encoding heavy metal-associated isoprenylated plant protein 19-like isoform X2, with protein MDEENDSSTKSITIEMKVYMHCDACERKVRRTISKVEGVETIEVDREENKVTVTGDFEPEKVVKKIKKKTRKKAEILAPEENEEEGNGEETYVPYGKSLFFYPDDPDEFQSFRPERWNFHYFDDENAQACMVM; from the exons ATGGATGAAGAAAACGATAGCTCTACGAAG AGCATCACAATAGAAATGAAAGTATACATGCATTGCGACGCTTGCGAAAGGAAAGTGCGCCGTACCATAAGCAAAGTCGAAG GCGTCGAGACGATAGAGGTGGACAGGGAAGAGAACAAGGTCACGGTGACAGGAGATTTTGAGCCTGAGAAGgtggtgaagaagatcaagaagaAGACCCGGAAGAAGGCGGAGATCTTGGCCCCAGAGGAAAATGAGGAGGAAGGCAATGGAGAAGAAACTTACGTTCCTTACG ggaaaagtctcttttTCTACCCTGATGACCCCGATGAGTTTCAGAGCTTTAGGCCGGAAAGATGGAACTTCCACTACTTTGATGACGAAAACGCACAAGCGTGTATGGTAATGTAG
- the LOC136491225 gene encoding copper transport protein ATX1-like isoform X1, with product MDEENDSSTKSITIEMKVYMHCDACERKVRRTISKVEGVETIEVDREENKVTVTGDFEPEKVVKKIKKKTRKKAEILAPEENEEEGNGEETYVPYGAHRGLQSFIMAHREKSLFLP from the exons ATGGATGAAGAAAACGATAGCTCTACGAAG AGCATCACAATAGAAATGAAAGTATACATGCATTGCGACGCTTGCGAAAGGAAAGTGCGCCGTACCATAAGCAAAGTCGAAG GCGTCGAGACGATAGAGGTGGACAGGGAAGAGAACAAGGTCACGGTGACAGGAGATTTTGAGCCTGAGAAGgtggtgaagaagatcaagaagaAGACCCGGAAGAAGGCGGAGATCTTGGCCCCAGAGGAAAATGAGGAGGAAGGCAATGGAGAAGAAACTTACGTTCCTTACG gggcacacaggggattacaatcttttataatggcacacagggaaaagtctcttttTCTACCCTGA
- the LOC136490903 gene encoding LOW QUALITY PROTEIN: trafficking protein particle complex II-specific subunit 120 homolog (The sequence of the model RefSeq protein was modified relative to this genomic sequence to represent the inferred CDS: inserted 1 base in 1 codon), producing the protein MEPGLSIESGSAIRVAVLRVGGPIPPPRLREYAALVARHARVDLASLRTYYAEHQKSPFQHQPWETGCLRLKFVLGGCVPSPWEDFQSSRKVLAVIGICHLPSSPDLDRVAADFIDAARSYPSALANRCFAFCPTDAQLSGKKRDDIIMFPPSDQQSLELHMLTMIQDLAASLLMEFEKWVLRAESTGTILKTPLDSQSSLGSEEVIEAKKRRLGRAQKIIGDYCLLAGSPVDANAHYTTAIELARLTGDVFWHAGALEGSVCALVVDRMGQSDPVLEDEVKYRYYTIIQLYRRATLQDNAQRVSPVSFELEAALKLARYLCRQELAKEVSDLLMGAADGAKALIDASDRLILYIEIARLFGTLGYKRKAAFFSRQVAQLYLQQDNAYAAMSAMQVLTMTTNAYHVQSRKTMKMNHDLSKKPRAGNTDSXKVHPQSIVSLFESQWSTLQMVVLREILMSSIWAADPLSSWSAAARLLRSFYPLITSTGQSGLASSLANSADKLPTGTRCADPCLPFIRLHSFPLHPSQRDIVKRNPHKKEWWTGAGPSGPFIYTPFSKAGASGTSKQEVSWIVGEPVQVMVELANPCSFDLVVESIYLSVHSGNFDAFPVSVSLPPNTSKLVLLSGIPTKVGQISIPGCIVHCFGVITEHLFKEVDCLLLGAAQGLVLSDPFRCCGSSKFKSVNFPSISVVPPLPLLVANVVGGDGSILLYEGEIRDVLITLTNAGTVPVEEANVALSGKNQDSVISIAHSTWKSALPIKPGGEVTFAVTLRAWHLSSADLETDGSRSPANSRRIAREGINPFLDIHYAGPAANLENGDVSLPPGRRLVVPLNICVVQGMRLVRARLLSMEIPARFTETHLKPVSGKDNNLLKIDPYKGSWGLRLLELELFNPTDVVFYVDVAVHLDDADVDQEVISEGNAACHKTRIDRDYSARVLIPLENFKLPVLDASFFVKESSSDEPLGSRAAAIAERNAKAELNASINNLISKIKVKWHSGRNSSGELNIKDAIQAALQASIMDILLPDPLTFSFKLAKNGTVINDDSSKDSGSVLRCKDPISAHEMTHMEVQIRNNTKEIIQMNLSISCKDVAGENCFDENSATVLWAGVLSDIHLEVPPLQEVIHHFSMYFLVPGDYSLQAASVIIDATDVLRARAKAESPDEPILCRGSPFHIRVVGTA; encoded by the exons ATGGAGCCCGGGCTGAGCATCGAGTCCGGTTCCGCCATCCGCGTCGCGGTGCTCCGCGTGGGCGGCCCGATCCCGCCGCCGCGCCTGCGCGAGTACGCGGCGCTGGTGGCGCGCCACGCGCGCGTCGACCTCGCCTCGCTCCGCACCTACTACGCGGAGCACCAGAAGAGCCCCTTCCAGCACCAGCCCTGGGAGACCGGATGCCTCCGCCTCAAGTTCGTGCTCGGCGGCTGCGTGCCTTCGCCCTGGGAGGACTTCCAGTCCTCGCGCAAGGTGCTCGCCGTGATCGGCATCTGCCACCTGCCGTCCTCGCCCGATCTCGACCGCGTAGCGGCAGACTTCATAGACGCTGCGCGGTCGTACCCGTCGGCGCTCGCCAACCGGTGCTTCGCCTTCTGCCCCACGGACGCACAG TTGTCGGGGAAGAAGAGGGACGATATTATTATGTTCCCTCCTTCTGATCAGCAATCACTGGAACTTCATATGCTTACAATGATCCAAGATCTTGCTGCTTCTTTGTTGATGGAGTTTGAGAAGTGGGTCTTGCGTGCAGAATCCACAGGAACTATTTTGAAGACCCCATTGGATTCACAATCCAGTCTTGGCTCAGAGGAG GTAATTGAGGCTAAAAAAAGAAGGCTGGGTCGTGCGCAAAAGATAATAGGAGATTATTGCCTCTTGGCTGGATCGCCTGTGGATGCTAATGCACATTACACCACCGCTATAGAGCTTGCAAGACTGACTGGTGATGTTTTCTGGCATGCTGGAGCCCTTGAGGGTAGTGTCTGCGCATTAGTG GTAGATAGGATGGGCCAAAGTGATCCTGTTTTGGAGGATGAAGTCAAATATCGCTATTACACCATTATccagctatacagaagagccactTTACAAGATAATGCTCAAAG AGTTTCACCTGTGAGCTTTGAGCTTGAAGCTGCCTTGAAGTTGGCAAGATACTTGTGCAG GCAAGAACTTGCCAAGGAGGTCTCAGATTTGTTAATGGGAGCTGCAGATGGTGCCAAGGCTCTGATTGATGCCAGTGACCGGCTCATACTATATATTGAAATTGCAAGACTTTTTGGTACACTTGGTTATAAGCGCAAGGCGGCCTTTTTTTCAAGACAAGTTGCACAGTTGTACCTTCAGCAAGACAATGCATAtgctgctatgagtgctatgcaGGTTCTAACTATGACTACAAATGCATACCATGTCCAAAGCCGAAAGACTATGAAAATGAATCATGATTTGTCCAAG AAACCTCGTGCTGGCAATACTGATT GAAAGGTGCACCCTCAGTCTATAGTGTCATTGTTTGAGTCACAATGGAGTACCCTCCAAATGGTGGTTCTAAGAGAAATATTGATGTCATCAATCTGGGCCGCTGATCCACTCTCATCATGGAGCGCTGCAGCTCGACTTCTTCGATCCTTTTACCCACTCATCACATCAACTGGTCAGAGTGGCCTAGCAAGCTCACTTGCAAACTCTGCTGACAAGCTTCCAACAGGCACACGCTGTGCCGATCCATGTCTTCCTTTTATCAG GTTGCATTCTTTCCCGCTTCACCCTTCTCAAAGGGATATAGTAAAGCGGAATCCACATAAAAAGGAGTGGTGGACCGGTGCAGGTCCTTCAGGACCTTTCATTTATACTCCTTTCAGCAAAGCAGGAGCTTCTGGGACTTCCAAGCAAGAGGTTAGTTGGATTGTGGGGGAGCCGGTTCAAGTCATGGTTGAGTTAGCAAACCCTTGCAGCTTCGACCTAGTTGTGGAGAGCATCTATCTCTCTGTCCATTCTGGGAATTTTGATGCCTTTCCAGTTAGCGTTAGTCTTCCACCTAACACTTCAAAATTAGTTTTATTATCTGGTATTCCAACAAAAGTCGGACAAATATCAATTCCTGGGTGCATTGTTCATTGCTTTGGTGTTATTACAGAACACCTATTCAAAGAGGTCGATTGTTTGCTCCTTGGAGCTGCACAAGGGCTTGTCCTTTCTGATCCTTTCAGATGCTGTGGCTCTAGCAAGTTTAAGAGTGTCAACTTTCCTAGCATTTCTGTTGTTCCTCCTCTGCCATTGTTAGTTGCCAATGTTGTGGGTGGAGATGGTTCTATTCTTCTTTATGAAGGAGAAATTCGTGATGTTCTGATAACACTGACAAATGCCGGAACCGTACCAGTTGAAGAAGCAAATGTTGCATTGTCAGGGAAGAATCAGGATTCTGTTATTTCGATTGCCCATAGCACATGGAAATCTGCTCTCCCTATTAAACCGGGTGGAGAAGTGACATTTGCAGTAACTCTAAGAGCCTGGCATCTCAGCTCAGCAGATTTGGAAACAGATGGCAGTAGATCTCCTGCAAATTCAAGGAGAATAGCAAGAGAGGGAATCAATCCATTCTTGGATATTCACTATGCTG GTCCTGCTGCGAATCTTGAGAATGGAGATGTTTCACTTCCACCTGGAAGACGCCTGGTTGTTCCCTTGAATATCTGTGTTGTGCAGGGCATGCGTCTTGTAAGAGCACGCCTTTTGTCCATGGAAATACCTGCTCGATTTACTGAAACACACTTAAAACCTGTCAGTGGCAAAGACAATAACTTATTGAAGATCGATCCCTATAAAGGAAGCTGGGGGCTCCGCCTTCTGGAACTTGAGCTTTTTAATCCTACTGATGTCGTTTTTTATGTTGATGTTGCTGTACATTTGGATGACGCGGATGTGGATCAAGAAGTAATTTCAGAGGGCAATGCTGCTTGTCACAAAACTAGAATTGATCGCGACTACTCTGCCAGAGTTCTCATACCTCTTGAGAACTTCAAATTGCCTGTTCTTGATGCTTCCTTCTTTGTAAAGGAAAGTAGTAGTGATGAACCTCTTGGATCCAGGGCTGCCGCCATAGCAGAAAGGAATGCCAAGGCAGAGCTAAATGCGTCTATCAACAACTTGATTTCAAAAATAAAAGTGAAATGGCACTCTGGGAGAAATAGCTCAGGTGAGCTGAATATTAAAGATGCTATCCAGGCGGCATTACAAGCATCTATAATGGACATACTGTTGCCAGATCCTCTGACATTTAGCTTTAAGCTTGCTAAGAATGGAACTGTGATCAATGATGATTCTTCAAAGGATTCTGGCAGCGTTCTGAGGTGCAAAGATCCTATATCTGCTCATGAAATGACCCATATGGAAGTTCAAATTCGCAATAACACAAAGGAAATTATTCAGATGAACCTTAGCATTTCGTGCAAAGATGTTGCAGGAGAGAATTGCTTCGATGAAAATAGTGCAACTGTCCTCTGGGCTG GTGTTCTTAGCGATATACACCTGGAAGTTCCACCGTTGCAAGAGGTGATACATCATTTTTCCATGTACTTCCTCGTACCGGGTGACTACTCGCTCCAAGCTGCTTCTGTTATAATCGACGCCACAGACGTTCTTCGTGCTCGCGCAAAGGCAGAGTCACCAGATGAACCTATACTGTGTCGAGGATCCCCGTTCCATATCCGGGTAGTCGGTACAGCATAG
- the LOC136493208 gene encoding small ribosomal subunit protein uS17-like, with the protein MAEQTERAFLKQPKVFLCSKKAAKGNKPGKGGNRFWKNIGLGFKTPREAIEGTYIDKKCPFTGTVSIRGRIIAGTCHSAKMNRTIIVCRNYLHFVKKYQRYEKRHSNIPAHISPCFRVKEGDHVIIGQCRPLSKTVRFNVLKVIPAGSKSGAVKKAFTAA; encoded by the exons atggcggagcAG ACGGAAAGGGCTTTCTTGAAGCAGCCCAAGGTGTTTCTCTG TTCCAAGAAGGCTGCCAAGGGGAACAAGCCTGGCAAGGGAGGAAACAGGTTCTGGAAGAACATTGGCCTTGGTTTCAAGACACCCAGGGAAGCCATTGAAG GAACCTACATTGATAAGAAATGCCCATTCACTGGCACTGTGTCTATCAGGGGTCGCATCATCGCCGGAACATGCCACAGTGCTAAGATGAATAGGACCATCATTGTTTGTAGGAATTATCTTCACTTTGTCAAGAAGTACCAGAG GTATGAGAAGAGGCACTCCAACATCCCTGCGCACATTTCACCATGCTTCCGTGTCAAGGAAGGAGATCATGTGATCATTGGCCAGTGCAG GCCACTGTCAAAGACTGTAAGGTTCAATGTGCTCAAAGTCATTCCCGCAGGTTCAAAGAGTGGAGCAGTGAAGAAGGCTTTCACTGCCGCTTAA